From the genome of Papaver somniferum cultivar HN1 chromosome 2, ASM357369v1, whole genome shotgun sequence, one region includes:
- the LOC113351179 gene encoding uncharacterized protein LOC113351179, with translation MGGDFLQVLPVISRSTRGQTVDACLSRSHLWENVHVLHLKKNMRAADDASYSEFLIRVGDGDEPCVGNEMIMVPEEMVIPWVSDASLSQLIDVTFPNLVENVRDRDYMVNRALITPLNEYVEKLNDQVLRIFPGKEVLFYSFDSVDDDTHGIYQQPEQHCSWGFAITHFKIEYQCAYYVVAEC, from the exons ATGGGAGGTGATTTTCTCCAGGTACTACCAGTGATTTCAAGGAGTACAAGGGGACAGACAGTCGATGCATGTCTTAGCAG GTCACATTTGTGGGAAAATGTACATGTCTTGCATCTGAAGAAGAATATGCGTGCAGCCGATGATGCATCTTATTCTGAATTTTTGATTCGTGTTGGTGACGGGGATGAACCTTGCGTTGGTAATGAGATGATAATGGTTCCGGAAGAGATGGTCATACCATGGGTTAGTGATGCTTCTTTGTCTCAGCTTATAGATGTTACATTTCCGAACTTGGTGGAAAATGTCAGAGACAGAGACTACATGGTCAATAGGGCATTGATCACGCCATTGAATGAGTACGTCGAGAAGCTTAATGACCAAGTACTTAGAATCTTTCCTGGAAAAGAGGTTCTATTCTACTCATTTGATTCTGTGGACGACGATACTCACGGTATTTACCAACAACCTGAACAACATTGCTCATGGGGGTTTGCCATCACACATTTTAAAATTGAATATCAGTGCGCCTATTATGTTGTTGCGGAATGTTGA